AGCATCCAAAATCAGTTCACCATTTTGGGCATCAAGCAATTCAGCCGACCATTGAGCGTGTGCGTCTTGCACGGTTGCCCAACCTTGCTCAAAATGCGGAAGCTGATTGACGGAAACGGCTTTTTCCAGCGCAATTGCACAATCAGGGAGGCAAGCGGTAGTATTTTCGGTATTTTTTGCTAAATCGCCTAACAACCCGACATAATCAGCACGGTTGGTATGTTGAGTGTTTACCCTAATCCACATCGGCGGTTTTTGGTTATTCGCTTCGACAATTTCACGCCAATTTGGATACGCTTTTTTCAACTTATTGACCAACCATTCAGGGTGGAGTGTTTGCCAATGTTTATCTACTTTTGCCAAAATCGTTTCTTGTTCACGTAAAAAACGGCGCAAAACACCATTGGTTAAAGCACGAAAACTATCAAGTTTGAGCGATTTAGTCGCATTTACCACTTCATCTACGGCAGCATGCGCCGGCACTCGCATATAAAGCAACTGATATAAGCCCACAAGCAATAAGCAATGTACCAGACGTGTTTTGCCTTTGAGCGGTTTTTCTACGAGCTGTTTGATGATGTGCTCTAAACGAGGAAGCACACGGCAAACGCCAAAGGCGATTTCTTGTACCAAAGGCAAATCTTTGCTCTCAACTTGCGATTGTGCTTCGGGGATAAGAGTGGCAAGCGATTTGCCTTGATCTAAGACCTGTAAAATAATGTGTGCCGCCACGGCACGGGCATTTTGTTTCTTTTTCATAACATTTAGCTAAAGCTTTCAGTATCACGCAATAAGTGAATATTCCCTTTGCGGCGTAAGAAACCGCTGCGGTCGAAATATTCAATAAGTTGTACGGTTAATTTACGTCCATATTGAATTTCATCACGGAGCTGATTAACGGAAATCGCTCCGTGTTCTGCAATAAATTGACGAATGAAATGGGCAAAAGCCGTAATTTGCTCACTTAATAAAAAGCGATCTTTCACGATAGGAATGAGATAGCCCAGTTTACCTGCTTTGTATAATAAATTACGCATTTCCGTTTCATCAACCGAGAGTTCGGTAGCAATATCCCGCACCCAAAGTGCTTGATTTGTCGCTTCAAAAAGTGGTCGAATTTGTTGCCAAATTTGCAACTCTTGAGGGTTAAACTCAATCCGATGTTCGGGTAAATGTAACCAACCTCGTGTTTGTGTTAATTGTTTGGCTTCAACGAGTTCATCAATAAATTGATAAACTAAAGGCTCCGGTTGTTCTAAAGCAGCAATGCGATAGAGACGAGCTTTAGTCAGTCCAAGCTGATCTTGATGATTTTCGTGATATTCTGCCATTTTATCTAAAATACGTTGTTGTATTTGTTGTTTAAATGCTGCGGTAAAAATCCATTTACTGGAAAGCTGAAAACCAAGAGGAGCAACATCCTCCAGAAAACATTGTTCTGCCCATAATAAGAAATCCGTAGGAACGGCTTTCTGTTGTAAATAGAGTTCGACACGTTGGCGGAAATGTTCGCAAGCGGTCGTTTTTGCCAATTTTTCTACCAAAGCCAAGCGTTGTTCGGTGCGTTTGTGACGTTTCGGTGAATGAATTTCTAAAACGGTTGCGCCGCCTAGCGTTTGGCTATCGTCTCCGCTACGTAAAATCAGTTTATCCGAGGTGGCGATATGCAATGGTTCGTCTAAAATAATTTCTGCAAAACATTGCTGATTTTTGACCGCTTGTTTGCGATTTAACAGATTGAGTTTACCGGTAATGTGTGAAGCAAAATGGTATAAATGCACCACACTATTTTCTTTAACCATTTGGTTAGCGGTAAAGGTTACGGTCACTCTTTCGCTTGCGTATTGTGGCAGTCGTTCACAAAGCCAATCGCCTCGTTTAATCTGCTCTTTCTCAACACCGGCAATGTTTAAGGCTAAGCGTTGCCCACCAAAACCAATTTCAGCTTCGTGATTTTGTGCGTGAATGCCTTTGATACGGACTTTCTGTCCGTTTGATAAAAAGATCTCATCGCCAATTTTGACTTTACCGCTTACCGCTGTGCCGGTAACAACTAACCCTGCCCCTTTAATGTTAAATACACGGTCAATCGCATAACGGAACGGTTTGTTTTCAGCCTGTGAATGTTGGTTTAAATCGATAAGATGTTGTTTTAAACTCTCAATGCCCTGTAATGTGGTGGCAGAGGTAATAAAAAATGGACTTTGTGCTAGGAAAGCGTAAGTTTGTTTAACTTTTTCAATCAGTTGTTGAATTTGATTTTCTTCCGCACGATCCGCCTTCGTGATGACCACCATAATATGTTGGAAATTTAAGAGTTTTAGAATTTCCAAATGTTCTTCAGTTTGTGGTTTGATCCCTTCTTCCGCAGAAATCACTAATAAGGCGTGTTGAATGCCGCCCACGCCGGCTAGCATATTCGATAAGAATTTTTGATGGCCCGGAACGTCAATAAAGCCCAAAATATCCTGTTTTCCTTCTGTATCGGTAATCGGTAAATAGGCATAACCTAAATCAATGGTTAAACCCCGTTTCTTTTCTTCAGGTAAATGGGCGGTGTGTGTGCCGGTTAATGCCTGTAATAAAGAGGTTTTACCGTGATCAACGTGTCCTGCGGTAACTACAATCATCTTAAATCATCTCATTTTTCTTAGCCGAAAATTATGCCCAATCATACCACAAGCACCCACGCTCGGCGTAGAAAAAAATCTTCACGCAACAAGGGCTTTTTAGGCTAAAATAAGCAAATTTTCGAATATAAATTTAGCAAAATAGGAAAAACAATGCGTACAAGTCAGTATTTATTTTCAACATTAAAAGAGACCCCGAATGATGCACAGGTCGTCAGCCATCAGCTTATGTTACGTGCCGGTATGATCCGCCCGATGGCGTCAGGCTTATATAACTGGTTGCCAACTGGGATCAAAGTGTTGAAAAAAGTGGAAAATATCATTCGTGAAGAGATGAACAAAGGTGGTGCAATTGAAGTGTTAATGCCGGTTGTTCAGCCTGCGGAATTATGGCAAGAGTCGGGGCGTTGGGAACAATATGGTCCAGAATTATTACGCTTTAATGACCGTGGTAACCGTGATTTTGTGCTTGGTCCAACCCACGAAGAAGTGATTACTGATTTAGTGCGCCGTGAAGTCTCTTCATATAAACAACTGCCATTAAACTTATACCAAATTCAAACC
This genomic window from Actinobacillus porcitonsillarum contains:
- the selB gene encoding selenocysteine-specific translation elongation factor, producing MIVVTAGHVDHGKTSLLQALTGTHTAHLPEEKKRGLTIDLGYAYLPITDTEGKQDILGFIDVPGHQKFLSNMLAGVGGIQHALLVISAEEGIKPQTEEHLEILKLLNFQHIMVVITKADRAEENQIQQLIEKVKQTYAFLAQSPFFITSATTLQGIESLKQHLIDLNQHSQAENKPFRYAIDRVFNIKGAGLVVTGTAVSGKVKIGDEIFLSNGQKVRIKGIHAQNHEAEIGFGGQRLALNIAGVEKEQIKRGDWLCERLPQYASERVTVTFTANQMVKENSVVHLYHFASHITGKLNLLNRKQAVKNQQCFAEIILDEPLHIATSDKLILRSGDDSQTLGGATVLEIHSPKRHKRTEQRLALVEKLAKTTACEHFRQRVELYLQQKAVPTDFLLWAEQCFLEDVAPLGFQLSSKWIFTAAFKQQIQQRILDKMAEYHENHQDQLGLTKARLYRIAALEQPEPLVYQFIDELVEAKQLTQTRGWLHLPEHRIEFNPQELQIWQQIRPLFEATNQALWVRDIATELSVDETEMRNLLYKAGKLGYLIPIVKDRFLLSEQITAFAHFIRQFIAEHGAISVNQLRDEIQYGRKLTVQLIEYFDRSGFLRRKGNIHLLRDTESFS
- the rsmB gene encoding 16S rRNA (cytosine(967)-C(5))-methyltransferase RsmB — protein: MKKKQNARAVAAHIILQVLDQGKSLATLIPEAQSQVESKDLPLVQEIAFGVCRVLPRLEHIIKQLVEKPLKGKTRLVHCLLLVGLYQLLYMRVPAHAAVDEVVNATKSLKLDSFRALTNGVLRRFLREQETILAKVDKHWQTLHPEWLVNKLKKAYPNWREIVEANNQKPPMWIRVNTQHTNRADYVGLLGDLAKNTENTTACLPDCAIALEKAVSVNQLPHFEQGWATVQDAHAQWSAELLDAQNGELILDACAAPGGKTTHILEKAPQAKVIALDIEEARLARVKENLARLNQRATVICGDASQPEQWLDNGVMFDRILLDAPCSATGVIRRHPDIKWLRKEEDIAELAALQSKILNALWARLKPNGILLYATCSVLPEENSQQIQQFIANTPNAKLLEMDFHGEKVLEKQFFPQNNGGDGFFYAKLMKC